In one window of Lynx canadensis isolate LIC74 chromosome A3, mLynCan4.pri.v2, whole genome shotgun sequence DNA:
- the IL1RL1 gene encoding interleukin-1 receptor-like 1 isoform X2 — protein sequence MRLWVLALSTILVHSTAAKFSKSSWGLENEALIVRCPRQGRSRYPVDWYYSKTNKCITTQKRNHVLASGERLKFLPAKVNDSGIYTCVIRSPTFNKTGYVNVTIYKKLPNCNIPDHLMYSTTLGSETNSKIYCPTIDLYNWTAPIEWFKDCKALQGPRYHTHKTFLLIDGATSKDTGDYTCKFIHNENGVNYSVTATRSLTVNDEEGFSLFPVIIAPPQNEIKEVEIGKPASIPCSACFGKGSQIMAGILWKVNGSKVQNFGEPRIHEDREQNQSSSNELTCLSTVLKIEPVREEDLSVEYDCLALNLHGWTRHTIRLKRRSPIDDQSTYHILTGFSILLMLINIMVITLKVFWIEFILLWRDIARPYKSRNDGKIYDAYVIYPRNYTNSPEKASAVGYFVYQILPDVLENKCGYNLCIYGRDMLPGEDAATSVETSIRKSRRHIFILTPEITHCREFAYEQEIALHSALIQNDSKVILIELEALSKPGGMQFGELQDSLKHVVEMQGTIKWKEDDVANKRSLNSKFWKHVRYHMLVPNKPSRKTSTWASLSTQGQ from the exons ATGCGACTTTGGGTCTTGGCACTTTCAACAATTCTGGTACATTCCACAGCAGCCAAGTTTA GCAAATCATCCTGGGGCCTGGAAAATGAGGCTTTAATCGTGAGATGTCCTAGGCAAGGACGATCTCGATACCCTGTGGATTGGTATTACTCAAAAACCAACAAATGTATCACTACCCAGAAAAGAAATCATGTACTTGCCTCAGGGGAACGTCTTAAGTTTCTCCCAGCCAAAGTCAACGATTCTGGAATTTATACTTGCGTTATCAGAAG CCCTACCTTCAATAAGACTGGCTATGTGAACgtcaccatatataaaaaactgCCAAATTGCAATATTCCAGATCATCTGATGTATTCGACAACACTTGGATCAGAAACAAATTCCAAAATATATTGTCCTACGATTGACTTGTACAATTGGACGGCACCTATTGAATGGTTTAAG gattGTAAAGCTCTTCAAGGACCAAGGTATCACACACACAAGACATTTTTGCTGATTGACGGTGCAACTAGCAAGGACACAGGTGATTATACATGTAAATTTATACACAATGAAAATGGAGTCAATTATAGCGTGACAGCGACCAGATCACTCACAGTGAACG ATGAAGAaggcttttctttgtttccagtAATTATAGCCCCtccacaaaatgaaataaaagaagtgGAAATTG GAAAACCAGCAAGCATACCCTGCTCCGCTTGCTTTGGGAAAGGCTCTCAGATCATGGCCGGCATCCTGTGGAAGGTGAATGGAAGCAAAGTTCAGAACTTTGGAGAACCAAGAATTCACGAGGACCGGGAGCAAAATCAAAG TTCCAGCAATGAGTTGACTTGTCTGAGCACCGTTTTAAAAATAGAGCCTGTGAGAGAAGAAGACTTATCTGTGGAGTATGACTGCCTGGCTCTGAATTTGCACGGTTGGACACGGCACACCATAAGACTAAAGCGGAGAAGTCCAA TTGACGATCAAAGTACCTACCACATACTGACAGGATTTAGCATCTTGTTAATGCTAATCAATATCATGGTGATAACGCTAAAAGTGTTCTGGATTGAGTTTATTCTGCTCTGGAGAGACATAGCTAGACCTTACAAAAGTAGGAATG ATGGAAAGATCTACGATGCTTACGTTATCTATCCGCGGAACTATACAAATAGTCCTGAGAAGGCCAGTGCTGTGGGATATTTTGTTTACCAGATTCTGCCTGATGTTCTGGAAAATAAATGTGGTTATAACTTATGCATTTACGGGAGAGACATGCTACCTGGAGAAG ATGCAGCCACCTCAGTGGAAACCAGCATACGAAAGAGTAGGCGGCACATTTTTATCCTGACTCCTGAAATCACTCACTGCAGGGAGTTTGCCTACGAGCAGGAGATCGCCTTGCACAGTGCCCTCATCCAGAACGACTCCAAGGTGATTCTTATAGAATTAGAGGCTCTGAGCAAGCCAGGAGGGATGCAGTTTGGGGAGCTCCAAGATTCCCTCAAGCACGTCGTGGAAATGCAAGGTACCATCAAGTGGAAGGAAGATGATGTGGCCAACAAACGGTCCCTGAATTCCAAGTTCTGGAAGCACGTGAGGTACCACATGCTTGTGCCAAACAAACCCTCAAGGAAGACATCCACTTGGGCTTCCCTGAGTACCCAGGGGCAGTAG
- the IL1RL1 gene encoding interleukin-1 receptor-like 1 isoform X1 yields MRLWVLALSTILVHSTAAKFSKSSWGLENEALIVRCPRQGRSRYPVDWYYSKTNKCITTQKRNHVLASGERLKFLPAKVNDSGIYTCVIRSPTFNKTGYVNVTIYKKLPNCNIPDHLMYSTTLGSETNSKIYCPTIDLYNWTAPIEWFKDCKALQGPRYHTHKTFLLIDGATSKDTGDYTCKFIHNENGVNYSVTATRSLTVNDEEGFSLFPVIIAPPQNEIKEVEIGKPASIPCSACFGKGSQIMAGILWKVNGSKVQNFGEPRIHEDREQNQRYFYTEVKTSLPPPTQFATAKQVLKVTGCLLSSSNELTCLSTVLKIEPVREEDLSVEYDCLALNLHGWTRHTIRLKRRSPIDDQSTYHILTGFSILLMLINIMVITLKVFWIEFILLWRDIARPYKSRNDGKIYDAYVIYPRNYTNSPEKASAVGYFVYQILPDVLENKCGYNLCIYGRDMLPGEDAATSVETSIRKSRRHIFILTPEITHCREFAYEQEIALHSALIQNDSKVILIELEALSKPGGMQFGELQDSLKHVVEMQGTIKWKEDDVANKRSLNSKFWKHVRYHMLVPNKPSRKTSTWASLSTQGQ; encoded by the exons ATGCGACTTTGGGTCTTGGCACTTTCAACAATTCTGGTACATTCCACAGCAGCCAAGTTTA GCAAATCATCCTGGGGCCTGGAAAATGAGGCTTTAATCGTGAGATGTCCTAGGCAAGGACGATCTCGATACCCTGTGGATTGGTATTACTCAAAAACCAACAAATGTATCACTACCCAGAAAAGAAATCATGTACTTGCCTCAGGGGAACGTCTTAAGTTTCTCCCAGCCAAAGTCAACGATTCTGGAATTTATACTTGCGTTATCAGAAG CCCTACCTTCAATAAGACTGGCTATGTGAACgtcaccatatataaaaaactgCCAAATTGCAATATTCCAGATCATCTGATGTATTCGACAACACTTGGATCAGAAACAAATTCCAAAATATATTGTCCTACGATTGACTTGTACAATTGGACGGCACCTATTGAATGGTTTAAG gattGTAAAGCTCTTCAAGGACCAAGGTATCACACACACAAGACATTTTTGCTGATTGACGGTGCAACTAGCAAGGACACAGGTGATTATACATGTAAATTTATACACAATGAAAATGGAGTCAATTATAGCGTGACAGCGACCAGATCACTCACAGTGAACG ATGAAGAaggcttttctttgtttccagtAATTATAGCCCCtccacaaaatgaaataaaagaagtgGAAATTG GAAAACCAGCAAGCATACCCTGCTCCGCTTGCTTTGGGAAAGGCTCTCAGATCATGGCCGGCATCCTGTGGAAGGTGAATGGAAGCAAAGTTCAGAACTTTGGAGAACCAAGAATTCACGAGGACCGGGAGCAAAATCAAAGGTATTTTTATACTGAAGTTAAAAcgtcccttcctcctcccacacaATTTGCAACTGCAAAGCAAGTATTAAAGGTAACAGGTTGCCTCCTTAGTTCCAGCAATGAGTTGACTTGTCTGAGCACCGTTTTAAAAATAGAGCCTGTGAGAGAAGAAGACTTATCTGTGGAGTATGACTGCCTGGCTCTGAATTTGCACGGTTGGACACGGCACACCATAAGACTAAAGCGGAGAAGTCCAA TTGACGATCAAAGTACCTACCACATACTGACAGGATTTAGCATCTTGTTAATGCTAATCAATATCATGGTGATAACGCTAAAAGTGTTCTGGATTGAGTTTATTCTGCTCTGGAGAGACATAGCTAGACCTTACAAAAGTAGGAATG ATGGAAAGATCTACGATGCTTACGTTATCTATCCGCGGAACTATACAAATAGTCCTGAGAAGGCCAGTGCTGTGGGATATTTTGTTTACCAGATTCTGCCTGATGTTCTGGAAAATAAATGTGGTTATAACTTATGCATTTACGGGAGAGACATGCTACCTGGAGAAG ATGCAGCCACCTCAGTGGAAACCAGCATACGAAAGAGTAGGCGGCACATTTTTATCCTGACTCCTGAAATCACTCACTGCAGGGAGTTTGCCTACGAGCAGGAGATCGCCTTGCACAGTGCCCTCATCCAGAACGACTCCAAGGTGATTCTTATAGAATTAGAGGCTCTGAGCAAGCCAGGAGGGATGCAGTTTGGGGAGCTCCAAGATTCCCTCAAGCACGTCGTGGAAATGCAAGGTACCATCAAGTGGAAGGAAGATGATGTGGCCAACAAACGGTCCCTGAATTCCAAGTTCTGGAAGCACGTGAGGTACCACATGCTTGTGCCAAACAAACCCTCAAGGAAGACATCCACTTGGGCTTCCCTGAGTACCCAGGGGCAGTAG